ATGAGAAATCTTCAGATTTTCATGCTCGAGTTTAATCGAAACATAGTTAAGACTAATCTCAGCATGagttttcttcagatccttatGAGCCTCTTCCATGGCCCGAAACTTAGACTTGAGTCTTTTGAGTTCATTAGCCATGTtagtgttcttcttgatctcagCGATAAGCAGgtcttcttgcttctcaacgatgaactgaagtctttcatatgtcatgggttcagattcttcattatcagtttcatcattatcacTAGAGTTTACTTCTTCGCTAGGAGATGATACCTTAGAGGATTTTGCCATGAAGCATGATGGTGAGGAACGATCGTCTCTGGAAGCATCTTCTGATGAATCTGCAGAGTCAAACAGTGAGTTCTTCTCTCTGGCAGATGTAATAGCTATGGCCAATCCAGCGACACCGTCTTTAGACTTAGAGTCAGATGATTCTTCAAATGATGAAGAATCTGAGTTCTATTCACCAACATGTGCTCTAGAGTAAtacttgcccttcttcttgtgagcaGAGTCCTTTTTCcaatccttcttcttgtgacgATCATGATTCTTCTTGTGAGAGTGCTTCTTGaatcctttcttctccttgtcttcatcaGCTTTCTCGGGGCACTCAGCAATGAAGTGGCCTTTcttgccacagttgaagcaagctctCTTGGCCATGTCAGACTTCTTCCGATGAGCTGATTTCCGAAACTTGGAGGTGTTGGATTCACCTTGATACTTCAGTTTGTTTCCAAACTTACTTCCAAACTTCTTATTGAatctcttcacaaaaagagCAAGCTCGTCATTGGATTCTTCATCAGACGAAGACGAttcttcagattcttcactgGAGCTGACAATCTTTTTGGACGATTTCTTGGCCTTGAGTGCAACATTGTTCTTCTTCGAACTGGATCCTGAACCATGGAtcaatctcttctcttcttggtCAAGTTCATATGACACGATTCTTCCAAGAACCTAGGTGGGAGTTAATTCCTTGAAATCTGGCCTATGCTTGATCAACTCACAGACAGTAGTGTATTCCATGGGGAGAGCTCGAAGAAaccttctgttttgcatcaagtCGGTGTTGTGATCATTTAGAGTATTCAGCTCGTTCACGATGGTGCTCATGCGATTGTAAAGTGAAGAAACGGTCTCATTGGGCTCAAGCATAAGACGGTCAAACTGACTGATGAGACGAGTAACTCTAGAATCTTTGACAGTGGTTGTCCCTTCATGGACTTCAGCGAGAAGATCCCGAATCTTCTTTGCGTCAGAAAGATTGCTAATCTTGTTGAACTCACCATCACTGACAGTTGAGAAAATGACATCACAAGTTTTGGCATTTGCTTGATAATTCTTCAGAGAGATAGAGTCATATCCAGAGATGGGTCCCTGAGGAACAACAAGGCCATTTGTGACTGCTTCCCAAGCACAAGGGTCGGTAGATATGATGTGAGTCTTAATgtgatttttccaaaaagcatAATTGGTACTGCTAAGAACAGGTAACTTCCCTTCCTTAGATATACTTTTTCCTcaggtggttaaaccaaaacaagaaacccttgctctgataccaagtgaaagatcgagtatgtcacagaggggggtgaatgtgaccaattttaattctttcttcaaaatgaagactgaagacagtcacagtagTTCAActtttagagttgcagcggaaagaagaaagatgaacaggtttagcagcagcaaggaagacagaacacaatgaatcagttatacttcacagagtaaaagttgaggaacgaaatcaccaagactgaagacacagggatttgtttctgaagttcagattgttggcacaatcctacgtctccgttgagggggctgagtcacacaagactcgtggacacacaagtccacccaatcctcctgaggtACGACCGAAGTCTCGCCCAATTACTTGTGGTAGATTTTGAGGTGATCTCcagaccttcacagactggttaaTGGCCaatcacaatcttcgattgctcttcaacactgactcctagccgtctaagtgatgccaatcaccaagagtaacaagcttcaagtgctcggctagagaggggatcccattcttcatgCTCAGTTCAGCTTTCTAAGGTTTTATCaagtgttcttcaaaacaactcacttgGGATGACCACCGAATTTCTtcgggtgggtcgtcttatatagccttggccacggctgatctagccgttgtgacccgttggataaagtgaactttgagcctccagctcacactttatcacttcgtctcacaacggttagattaggtagtcaagcacgaaagcgatagattttcaaacacatttgaactcagagtgaagacttcacgcggaagtttctgtgaagcctgaaatgcttcattcttcactccgacgaaaaacacacacagaaaatggttttcacctaagctgaacatgaagaataaggtttcacctaaaccagctccacacttcaaaccccccttaatagtacggcgttcctatactcaagtgtaagaaaaagctacggaaagacctatgaagaatgctaTGCTTCACGATCTTCACCGTTTTTCACTGAGTTCTTTATTCTTCACGctagtacctgtacttcaatttttaggggtcatcgatgctggttaaaccaactcttctgaggaactaaaacctgaaacactcaatgtaactcattagttccagaaccatgttgtcatcattcatcaaaacccatacaggggcaaggtttccctttcaccGGTGACCATCACCTACCCCCGATGGTTTGACTTTGGCCGGcgcatatatttttctgtcgTGCTCACGCTCAACCCGATCAACCAGGCCAGCTGCTAGACACAAATAAGATGGTAAACAAATGATATTAACCTGGTAAGTCACTATAACCTGGTGACAAAGTGCTACTAACCTGGTAAAACCGTGACTATACCTGGTAACCAAGAGAGATTAACATGGTAAAACTGTGACTATACCTGGTAAGCAAGTGAGATTAATACGGTAAACAAGTGACTATAACCTGGTAACCAAGTGATATTAACCCGGTAAACCGTGACTATAACTTACTAACCAAGTGATATTAACGTGATAAACAAGAGACTAACTTGGTAACCAAGTGATATTAACCTGGTAACCAAGTGATATTAGCATGGTAAACCGTGACTATAGCCTGGTAAGCAAGAGATATTAATATGGTAAACAGGTGATCATGACTTGATAAACAAGTGATAGTCTTTACATAGGTGCATGTTGATGCTCAGCAAACTGGTAAACTAGTGACTATAACCTGGTAATCAAGAGATATCCAACATGATAATCATACGGTCATAATCTAGCAAACAAGTGATTTAACATGATAACCATGTGGTCCTAATCCGGCAAGCAAGTGTTTTAACATGGTAAAGCACATGGCCATAATTCGGTAAACAAGTGACCATAACCTGgtaatttatgaaaaaaaatataagttGTCTAGACATATCAATATGGGATCTAGTTTTGTAGATCTCGTCACGATTTAAAAAAGGTGAAAACTGATTTTCACTCGGGTATACGGTTTAAGAGatagaaaattttgaaattttcaaaCAGGAAAATCACGTGGATTTAGATAGACTGACGGACGTCGCATGCTAGCATTCGTCGGTACAAATCTAATGGTGAAAACGGATTGTGAATAGGACACATGGTTTGAGTTATAAAATATTCTGAATACACAAAATCAACTAGTACAAAAATGCTCAAATACTAAGCCTCTGGtatgcaacttttttttagggcagCCTCTCGTATGCAACTGATCACTTCGATCAAACATTGATGCTGCTGAACCGCGCGCGGGAAGGAAGCGAGGTGGCCCGCGCAAGGGAAGGAAATCAGCTGGGCCGTGCGTTGGAGAGGGCCGTGCGCTGGAGAGGCGCGGCCCAGCTGAGCGCACGCTCGCGGGGACAGCATCGCAACCTAACTCTTAGGTGCGACGTCGCTCGATAGTTCAGTTCCAAGTAAGTTGGGGTAGGCTAGATATGAACCACAAACAGAAATTTGTGAAAACTAAAAgtaaacagaaaaacaaagaaataatcAAGGTTCAGACACATGGATTGCAGATTTCCATGCAGCCTTGTAGGAAGACAGATCTTTGGACACATTCCAGTCTTTTAGGTCCCTTTTAACTGCCTCCGCCCATGTTAACTTAGGTCGTCCTTTACCCCTCTTAGCATTATTAAAGCTCTTTAAAATCCCATTGTTTACTGGTGCTTTGGTGGCCTCCATTGGACATGTTCAAACCACCTAAGTCCATTTATTTATAACGAGTAGTTTAATTTGACGtatctataaactctataaagttgaaaccCAGTAAGTgcagttaatttagcaagctgcACATCCGGCGTATCCACGTCATCTGCCACGTCATCACTTATGCTACCGCGTAGTTCCTGCGTGCACACGCTCCGTTTCTGCATAGCATCCCGCTTATGGACTCGGCTTCACCTGGGCCTTCGTGGCCCATCAGAAAGGGGAGAATACAGCCCCCACCGCTGTTGCTGTATTTGCATGTGCGTGCGCCTCTTgccttcctgctcctgtgcaGCCGTGCCCACCGCGGCGCCGTCTGCTCTCCCAACCCGGAATTGCTTCGCATGCTCccaacctgcctgccggctGCTCTTCCAAGCCATTACCTCTTCCACGTTACAACCCACCATGTCCACCACTAATGCACATGAAACCGAGTAAGGCAACTCAACATCCTCATCACCACCCAATGAAATTGATGAAGGCACTGAGCCGCCGGCATGTTCTTCTTTAAATACTTGGCGTGATTAGCATTGTCCTCCAGCACAACGACACCAATTTTATGAGATTCCCAGTTGTGTTGAGTCCATGGACAACCTAGCTATTCGGTCAAGACTTTTGATTGAACTCTCCACATCTCATTTTCCGCTCTCGCTGACCATTGATACTTCCACCAATTTGATGCAGGCTAATTATCCAACTTGATGAAGCTCGGTGCTCCACGCATAGCGGTCCTAGAATGTGATCACCTAAATTGACGAAGCTTTCATTCTCCATGCAAAATTGTCCTAGACTACGACTTGCCGGCTTGCTCATGTTGCTGCATAGATGGTTCTTTCTGCTCCCATCGGTATGTAGCTGTGTTTTACAGAACAGACTAAAGCGTCCAGCTTTAAGATGAATTTATTATTTTCATCGATCAGATGAACTCGCATGCATCCAAATGTGAATTTCATTATTTGCATCGGCTGAAATATACAACGTACCCTTAGTTTGTTCTTCTACATATtgtatacttcctccgtccaacaaaagatgtttcaagtttgtcaaaatttggatgtatctagatgtgatTTAATGTATAGCACATTTACGTTTGTTTCATGCAATGTGCACGATATAACGGAATTTTCCATTACCCAAAACAAGAGCTATCCTGAACCAAAAAAGGGTCGATTTGTAATGCATACCTATCCAATGGACATGAACTCACCTTTGCTCCAGATCGTTTGAAAACTTGCTGCAGATCTCGACCTGGATTACATTTGCATTTGGTTTttacatgtatttatttcCGTTGCATGTAGAAACAGTTTATACCATTTCCCTCTAATTGTGGTCATCATGTTTTATCTTAACTATAGCGTTTTATTTCATTATTATATTGCTTTTTTATCGACTATCGATCCAAATTGCATATCACGAGTTCcgcggcaacgcgcggggcatcatctagtctATTATATATTAGAAGTACATGACGGagcaaacagaaaaaagatagAACTCCTAGAAAATCccacaaaaaagcaaaacatcTGGCCTTTAATTTGGTGGGACCTATTTTTATTATTAAATCGTGTCCGTTGGATATTCGTAGCACCACAACTCACACATATTTGTATCGGGTCTCCTGGTCAGATGCAATCTGGCTAACATCACATACATATCCAAATGGGTGGGGCTATTTCTAAGTCACCCGATATTTAAGAAATGAGCCTTAAACATCAGTCGACGTCTTAgaatcgttggattaagatatGAGGGTCATCCATATTCTCTCATCTCCCACTTGTTATCATTGGATCAAGATCCAATGGCTAATACGTCGattgatctct
This is a stretch of genomic DNA from Brachypodium distachyon strain Bd21 chromosome 1, Brachypodium_distachyon_v3.0, whole genome shotgun sequence. It encodes these proteins:
- the LOC106865660 gene encoding uncharacterized protein LOC106865660 yields the protein MAWKSSRQAGWEHAKQFRVGRADGAAVGTAAQEQEGKRRTHMQIQQQRWGLDGEFNKISNLSDAKKIRDLLAEVHEGTTTVKDSRVTRLISQFDRLMLEPNETVSSLYNRMSTIVNELNTLNDHNTDLMQNRRIVSYELDQEEKRLIHGSGSSSKKNNVALKAKKSSKKIVSSSEESEESSSSDEESNDELALFVKRFNKKFGSKFGNKLKYQGESNTSKFRKSAHRKKSDMAKRACFNCGKKGHFIAECPEKADEDKEKKGFKKHSHKKNHDRHKKKDWKKDSAHKKKGKYYSRAHVAITSAREKNSLFDSADSSEDASRDDRSSPSCFMAKSSKFIVEKQEDLLIAEIKKNTNMANELKRLKSKFRAMEEAHKDLKKTHAEISLNYVSIKLEHENLKISHENLKTENLDLNAKLVDLPQHTFTVVTNPSPSDLSLAEENAKLKKQIETGILKCHQGTETLNKILGLQIPRRRKDGIGFERKYNVNGDAWLHEQYPPAKFV